A DNA window from Synchiropus splendidus isolate RoL2022-P1 chromosome 2, RoL_Sspl_1.0, whole genome shotgun sequence contains the following coding sequences:
- the LOC128753932 gene encoding slit homolog 2 protein-like isoform X14, with translation MVGAPSPAGPGRSPASTTLLLVLVVILVLSGGAASQPCPAQCSCIGTTVDCHGQGLRSVPRNIPRNAERLDLNANNLTKITKADFAGLKNLRVLQLMENKITTIERGAFQDLKELERLRLNRNNLAVFPELLFLGTTKLYRLDLSENQIQGVPRKAFRGAVEIKNLQLDYNHISCIEDGAFRALRDLEVLTLNNNNITRLSVASFNHMPKLRTFRLHSNNLQCDCHVAWLSEWLRQRPRLGLYTQCMSPPHLRGHNVAEVQKKEFVCSGHQSSSYSSCSVLQCPESCTCSNNIVDCRGKGLTEIPTNLPETITEIRLEQNAIKVIPAGAFSPYKKLRRIDLSNNQISELASDAFQGLRSLNSLVLYGNKITEISKGLLEGLFSLQLLLLNANKIACLRVDAFQDLHNLNLLSLYDNKLQTIAKGTFSSLRAIQTLHLAQNPFICDCHLKWLADYLQDNPIETSGARCTSPRRLANKRIGQIKSKKFRCSGTEDYRSKLGGDCFADLACPEKCRCEGTTVDCSNQKLTKIPDHIPQYTAELRLNNNEFTVLEATGIFKKLPQLRKINLSNNRITDIEEGTFEGASGVNELILTSNRLENIHHRMLKGLSGLRTLMLRSNRISCVSNSSFVGLSSVRLLSLYDNQITSMNPGAFDTLHSLSTLNLLANPFNCNCHLTWLGDWLRRKRIVTGNPRCQSPYFLKEIPIQDVAVQDFACEEGNDENSCSPVLRCPAECSCLDTVVRCSNKGLTTLPKGLPKETTELYLDGNHFTQVPVELSNYKHLTLIDLSNNQISTLSNHSLSNMSELLTLILSYNRLRCIPVRAFDGLKSLRLLSLHGNDISLIPEGAFKDLASLSHLALGANPLYCDCHMQWLSDWVKSGYKEPGIARCAGPGDMTDKLLLTTPSKKFTCTGPVELSVQAKCEPCLSNPCQNDGTCSNDPVNYYRCNCPFGFKGQNCEEPIHACISNPCLNGGTCHLKEGDGGNFWCVCPEGFEGDTCEVNIDDCEDNDCENNSTCVDGINNYTCMCSPEYTGELCEEKLDFCAPELNPCQHDSKCILINKGYKCECTPGYVGEHCELDFDDCKDNKCQNGGHCIDAVDGYTCVCPQGYSGLFCEFSPPMVLPRTSPCDNHDCLNGAQCVVMGADPRCQCLHGYEGERCETLVSVNFVDRESYLQLPSNLISPQTNISLQIATDEDSGVLLYKGDNDHIAMELFRGRLRVSYDTGAYPPSAIYSVETVNDGTFHAVELVASDDTLSLSIDGGLPKSIHSISKQSTLNIDSPLYLGGMPERTSASGGLSALQHSSSGRNGTSFHGCLRNLYINGKLQDLGAGSGPAGSEKAQSTGRSWLGQGVEPGCQPCQRGACEQGDCHPTGHRGFTCTCHPGWTGTLCDEQVNNPCDGNKCVHGTCFAINSYSYSCRCQPGFAGVLCDAQNQESSAACSLLYCKHGKCRVSGLGKAYCECNSGYTGEACDKEVACRGERVRDYYQSQQGYAACQTQEKVSRLECRGSCTGGADGLATCCTPLRSKRRKYTFQCTDGSSFVQEVEKVVKCGCTKCSS, from the exons TGATCTCAGCGAGAATCAGATCCAGGGGGTTCCACGGAAAGCCTTCAGGGGAGCGGTGGAGATTAAGAACCT GCAGTTGGACTACAACCACATCAGCTGTATCGAGGATGGAGCCTTCCGAGCGCTGCGTGACCTGGAAGTTCT CacactcaacaacaacaacatcacccGACTGTCAGTGGCCAGTTTCAACCACATGCCAAAGCTCAGAACCTT TCGCTTGCACTCCAACAACTTACAGTGCGATTGCCATGTGGCCTGGTTATCAGAGTGGCTGCGTCAGCGCCCCCGTCTGGGACTCTACACACAGTGcatgtctccaccacatctgagGGGCCACAACGTAGCGGAAGTGCAGAAGAAGGAGTTTGTCTGCAGTG GTCACCAGTCGTCATCATATTCCTCCTGCAGTGTGTTACAGTGCCCTGAGTCCTGCACTTGCAGTAATAACATTGTGGACTGCAGAGGAAAAGGCCTGACAGAAATACCAACCAATCTGCCGGAAACTATTACAGAGAT ACGACTGGAGCAGAACGCCATCAAGGTCATCCCAGCTGGGGCCTTTTCTCCTTATAAGAAGCTCCGCAGAAT AGACTTGAGCAACAACCAGATATCGGAGTTGGCCTCAGACGCCTTCCAGGGTCTGCGCTCCCTCAACTCACT TGTCCTTTATGGAAATAAAATCACAGAGATTTCAAAGGGACTTTTGGAGgggctcttctctctgcagcTACT GTTACTGAATGCTAATAAGATAGCGTGTCTGCGTGTGGATGCTTTTCAAGACCTCCACAACCTCAATCTGCTCTCACTGTACGACAACAAGCTGCAGACCATCGCCAAGGGAACGTTCTCTTCGCTCAGAGCCATCCAAACACT TCATTTAGCTCAGAACCCCTTCATCTGTGACTGCCATCTGAAGTGGTTGGCTGACTACCTGCAAGACAATCCCATTGAGACCAGCGGCGCCCGCTGCACCAGCCCGCGCCGGCTTGCCAATAAACGAATTGGACAAATCAAGAGCAAGAAGTTCCGCTgctcag GTACGGAGGATTACCGCAGTAAGCTGGGAGGGGACTGCTTCGCTGACCTGGCTTGCCCTGAGAAGTGTCGCTGCGAGGGCACCACAGTGGACTGCTCCAACCAGAAACTCACAAAAATACCAGATCACATCCCACAGTACACTGCTGAACT GCGTCTCAACAACAATGAATTCACTGTGCTGGAGGCGACAGGGATCTTCAAAAAGCTGCCACAGCTGAGGAAGAT caACTTGAGTAACAACCGCATCACTGACATAGAGGAAGGGACGTTTGAAGGAGCTTCGGGGGTCAACGAGTTGATTCTGACATCCAACAGATTGGAAAACATACACCACCGCATGCTGAAGGGCCTCAGCGGACTCCGTACTCT CATGCTGAGAAGCAACCGCATCAGCTGCGTGAGCAACAGCAGCTTTGTGGGTTTGAGCTCGGTGCGTCTCCTGTCGCTTTACGATAACCAGATCACCTCCATGAACCCAGGAGCCTTCGACACGCTGCACTCTCTCTCCACACT AAACCTTCTGGCCAATCCCTTCAACTGCAACTGTCACCTGACCTGGCTCGGTGACTGGCTGAGGAGGAAGCGCATTGTCACCGGCAACCCTCGCTGCCAAAGCCCTTACTTTCTGAAGGAGATCCCCATACAGGATGTGGCAGTCCAGGACTTCGCCTGTGAAGAAG GTAACGATGAGAACAGCTGCTCTCCGGTGTTGAGGTGTCCGGCGGAGTGCTCCTGTCTGGACACTGTGGTGCGCTGCAGCAACAAGGGCCTTACCACGCTGCCCAAAGGTCTGCCCAAGGAGACCACTGAACT GTATCTGGACGGTAACCACTTCACCCAGGTTCCAGTGGAGCTCTCCAATTACAAACACCTGACGCTCAT TGATTTGAGTAACAACCAGATCAGCACGTTGTCCAACCACAGCCTCAGTAACATGTCCGAGCTGCTTACCCT AATCCTGAGTTACAACCGCCTGCGGTGCATACCAGTGCGGGCGTTTGATGGACTCAAGTCTCTTCGCTTATT GTCTCTCCATGGTAACGACATATCGCTGATACCAGAAGGAGCCTTCAAAGACCTGGCATCTCTTTCCCACCT GGCTCTGGGCGCCAACCCTCTGTACTGCGACTGCCACATGCAGTGGCTGTCAGACTGGGTGAAGAGTGGCTACAAGGAACCAGGCATCGCCCGCTGCGCTGGGCCTGGAGATATGACAGATAAACTGCTGCTCACCACACCGTCCAAGAAGTTCACCTGCACAG GTCCAGTGGAGTTAAGTGTCCAGGCTAAATGTGAGCCCTGTCTGTCCAATCCATGCCAAAATGATGGCACTTGCTCCAATGACCCGGTCAACTACTACCGCTGCAACTGCCCCTTTGGCTTTAAG GGTCAAAACTGCGAAGAGCCAATTCACGCCTGCATCAGCAATCCTTGCCTGAATGGAGGGACCTGCCATCTGAAGGAAGGAGATGGGGGCAACTTCTG gtgtgtgtgtccagaagGCTTTGAGGGCGACACGTGTGAGGTCAACATTGATGACTGCGAGGACAACGACTGTGAGAATAACTCCACCTGCGTGGACGGGATCAACAACTACACGTGCATGTGCTCACCTGAGTACACAG GTGAGCTTTGCGAAGAAAAGCTGGACTTCTGCGCACCAGAGTTGAACCCGTGCCAACATGACTCCAAGTGCATTCTCATCAATAAAGGATACAA GTGTGAGTGCACTCCAGGTTATGTAGGTGAGCACTGTGAGTTGGACTTCGACGACTGTAAAGATAACAAATGTCAAAATGGAGGCCATTGCATTGACGCGGTCGACGGGTACACGTGCGTCTGTCCGCAGGGGTACAG TGGGTTGTTCTGCGAGTTTTCCCCCCCGATGGTCCTTCCTCGCACCAGTCCATGCGACAACCACGACTGCCTCAACGGGGCGCAGTGCGTAGTCATGGGAGCGGACCCCCGCTGTCAGTGTCTTCATGGCTATGAGGGAGAACGCTGCGAGACGCTGGTCAGTGTCAACTTTGTCGACCGAGAGTCGTACCTGCAACTCCCGTCCAACCTGATCTCACCGCAGACCAACATCAGCCTGCAG ATTGCTACAGATGAGGACAGTGGGGTGTTGCTGTACAAAGGGGATAATGATCACATTGCCATGGAGCTGTTCAGAGGACGGCTGCGGGTCAGCTACGATACCGGCGCCTACCCTCCGTCAGCCATTTACAG CGTGGAGACGGTGAATGATGGGACTTTCCACGCCGTCGAGCTGGTGGCGTCCGATGACACTCTGTCTCTGTCCATCGACGGGGGGCTGCCAAAATCCATCCACTCCATCAGTAAACAGTCCACACTCAACATCGACTCGCCGCTTTATCTGGGAG GGATGCCTGAACGGACCTCAGCCTCGGGCGGCCTGTCAGCTCTGCAGCACAGCTCCAGTGGACGCAATGGCACCAGCTTCCACGGCTGCCTGCGTAATCTATACATCAACGGGAAGCTCCAGGACCTCGGAGCGGGATCTGGACCTGCAGGCTCGGAGAAGGCGCAGAGCACTGGCAGAAGCTGGCTGGGTCAGGGGGTGGAGCCGGGCTGCCAGCCGTGTCAAAGAGGAGCATGTGAGCAAGGAGACTGCCACCCCACTGGCCATCGGGGATTCACATGCACCTGCCACCCGGGTTGGACTGGAACGTTGTGTGATGAACAAGTCAACAATCCATGCGATGGCAACAA GTGTGTCCACGGGACCTGCTTCGCCATCAACTCCTACTCTTACTCCTGCCGCTGCCAGCCAGGCTTTGCCGGCGTCCTCTGTGACGCGCAGAATCAGGAGTCCTCCGCCGCCTGCAGCCTACTCTACTGCAAACACGGCAAATGTCGAGTGTCAGGGTTGGGCAAGGCGTACTGCGAATGTAACAGCGGCTACACAGGAGAGGCATGTGACAAAG AGGTGGCCTGTCGAGGTGAACGGGTCCGAGATTACTACCAGAGCCAGCAAGGCTACGCGGCGTGCCAAACCCAGGAGAAGGTCTCCCGTCTAGAGTGTCGGGGCAGCTGCACTGGGGGTGCAGACGGACTGGCGACCTGCTGCACCCCCCTACGCAGCAAACGCAGGAAATACACCTTCCAGTGCACCGACGGTTCCTCCTTTGTCCAGGAAGTGGAGAAAGTCGTCAAGTGTGGCTGTACAAAGTGTTCCTCGTAA
- the LOC128753932 gene encoding slit homolog 2 protein-like isoform X4 encodes MVGAPSPAGPGRSPASTTLLLVLVVILVLSGGAASQPCPAQCSCIGTTVDCHGQGLRSVPRNIPRNAERLDLNANNLTKITKADFAGLKNLRVLQLMENKITTIERGAFQDLKELERLRLNRNNLAVFPELLFLGTTKLYRLDLSENQIQGVPRKAFRGAVEIKNLQLDYNHISCIEDGAFRALRDLEVLTLNNNNITRLSVASFNHMPKLRTFRLHSNNLQCDCHVAWLSEWLRQRPRLGLYTQCMSPPHLRGHNVAEVQKKEFVCSDWDEGHQSSSYSSCSVLQCPESCTCSNNIVDCRGKGLTEIPTNLPETITEIRLEQNAIKVIPAGAFSPYKKLRRIDLSNNQISELASDAFQGLRSLNSLVLYGNKITEISKGLLEGLFSLQLLLLNANKIACLRVDAFQDLHNLNLLSLYDNKLQTIAKGTFSSLRAIQTLHLAQNPFICDCHLKWLADYLQDNPIETSGARCTSPRRLANKRIGQIKSKKFRCSGVHHVGCTEDYRSKLGGDCFADLACPEKCRCEGTTVDCSNQKLTKIPDHIPQYTAELRLNNNEFTVLEATGIFKKLPQLRKINLSNNRITDIEEGTFEGASGVNELILTSNRLENIHHRMLKGLSGLRTLMLRSNRISCVSNSSFVGLSSVRLLSLYDNQITSMNPGAFDTLHSLSTLNLLANPFNCNCHLTWLGDWLRRKRIVTGNPRCQSPYFLKEIPIQDVAVQDFACEEGEMEECGMQIEEKLTMSSPGNDENSCSPVLRCPAECSCLDTVVRCSNKGLTTLPKGLPKETTELYLDGNHFTQVPVELSNYKHLTLIDLSNNQISTLSNHSLSNMSELLTLILSYNRLRCIPVRAFDGLKSLRLLSLHGNDISLIPEGAFKDLASLSHLALGANPLYCDCHMQWLSDWVKSGYKEPGIARCAGPGDMTDKLLLTTPSKKFTCTEVPGPCGFLVAGPVELSVQAKCEPCLSNPCQNDGTCSNDPVNYYRCNCPFGFKGQNCEEPIHACISNPCLNGGTCHLKEGDGGNFWCVCPEGFEGDTCEVNIDDCEDNDCENNSTCVDGINNYTCMCSPEYTAATNEVERGELCEEKLDFCAPELNPCQHDSKCILINKGYKCECTPGYVGEHCELDFDDCKDNKCQNGGHCIDAVDGYTCVCPQGYSGLFCEFSPPMVLPRTSPCDNHDCLNGAQCVVMGADPRCQCLHGYEGERCETLVSVNFVDRESYLQLPSNLISPQTNISLQIATDEDSGVLLYKGDNDHIAMELFRGRLRVSYDTGAYPPSAIYSVETVNDGTFHAVELVASDDTLSLSIDGGLPKSIHSISKQSTLNIDSPLYLGGMPERTSASGGLSALQHSSSGRNGTSFHGCLRNLYINGKLQDLGAGSGPAGSEKAQSTGRSWLGQGVEPGCQPCQRGACEQGDCHPTGHRGFTCTCHPGWTGTLCDEQVNNPCDGNKCVHGTCFAINSYSYSCRCQPGFAGVLCDAQNQESSAACSLLYCKHGKCRVSGLGKAYCECNSGYTGEACDKEVACRGERVRDYYQSQQGYAACQTQEKVSRLECRGSCTGGADGLATCCTPLRSKRRKYTFQCTDGSSFVQEVEKVVKCGCTKCSS; translated from the exons TGATCTCAGCGAGAATCAGATCCAGGGGGTTCCACGGAAAGCCTTCAGGGGAGCGGTGGAGATTAAGAACCT GCAGTTGGACTACAACCACATCAGCTGTATCGAGGATGGAGCCTTCCGAGCGCTGCGTGACCTGGAAGTTCT CacactcaacaacaacaacatcacccGACTGTCAGTGGCCAGTTTCAACCACATGCCAAAGCTCAGAACCTT TCGCTTGCACTCCAACAACTTACAGTGCGATTGCCATGTGGCCTGGTTATCAGAGTGGCTGCGTCAGCGCCCCCGTCTGGGACTCTACACACAGTGcatgtctccaccacatctgagGGGCCACAACGTAGCGGAAGTGCAGAAGAAGGAGTTTGTCTGCAGTG ACTGGGACGAAG GTCACCAGTCGTCATCATATTCCTCCTGCAGTGTGTTACAGTGCCCTGAGTCCTGCACTTGCAGTAATAACATTGTGGACTGCAGAGGAAAAGGCCTGACAGAAATACCAACCAATCTGCCGGAAACTATTACAGAGAT ACGACTGGAGCAGAACGCCATCAAGGTCATCCCAGCTGGGGCCTTTTCTCCTTATAAGAAGCTCCGCAGAAT AGACTTGAGCAACAACCAGATATCGGAGTTGGCCTCAGACGCCTTCCAGGGTCTGCGCTCCCTCAACTCACT TGTCCTTTATGGAAATAAAATCACAGAGATTTCAAAGGGACTTTTGGAGgggctcttctctctgcagcTACT GTTACTGAATGCTAATAAGATAGCGTGTCTGCGTGTGGATGCTTTTCAAGACCTCCACAACCTCAATCTGCTCTCACTGTACGACAACAAGCTGCAGACCATCGCCAAGGGAACGTTCTCTTCGCTCAGAGCCATCCAAACACT TCATTTAGCTCAGAACCCCTTCATCTGTGACTGCCATCTGAAGTGGTTGGCTGACTACCTGCAAGACAATCCCATTGAGACCAGCGGCGCCCGCTGCACCAGCCCGCGCCGGCTTGCCAATAAACGAATTGGACAAATCAAGAGCAAGAAGTTCCGCTgctcag gagTACACCATGTTGGCT GTACGGAGGATTACCGCAGTAAGCTGGGAGGGGACTGCTTCGCTGACCTGGCTTGCCCTGAGAAGTGTCGCTGCGAGGGCACCACAGTGGACTGCTCCAACCAGAAACTCACAAAAATACCAGATCACATCCCACAGTACACTGCTGAACT GCGTCTCAACAACAATGAATTCACTGTGCTGGAGGCGACAGGGATCTTCAAAAAGCTGCCACAGCTGAGGAAGAT caACTTGAGTAACAACCGCATCACTGACATAGAGGAAGGGACGTTTGAAGGAGCTTCGGGGGTCAACGAGTTGATTCTGACATCCAACAGATTGGAAAACATACACCACCGCATGCTGAAGGGCCTCAGCGGACTCCGTACTCT CATGCTGAGAAGCAACCGCATCAGCTGCGTGAGCAACAGCAGCTTTGTGGGTTTGAGCTCGGTGCGTCTCCTGTCGCTTTACGATAACCAGATCACCTCCATGAACCCAGGAGCCTTCGACACGCTGCACTCTCTCTCCACACT AAACCTTCTGGCCAATCCCTTCAACTGCAACTGTCACCTGACCTGGCTCGGTGACTGGCTGAGGAGGAAGCGCATTGTCACCGGCAACCCTCGCTGCCAAAGCCCTTACTTTCTGAAGGAGATCCCCATACAGGATGTGGCAGTCCAGGACTTCGCCTGTGAAGAAGGTGAGATGGAAGAGTGTGGGATGCAGATCGAGGAGAAGCTGACTATGTCCTCACCAGGTAACGATGAGAACAGCTGCTCTCCGGTGTTGAGGTGTCCGGCGGAGTGCTCCTGTCTGGACACTGTGGTGCGCTGCAGCAACAAGGGCCTTACCACGCTGCCCAAAGGTCTGCCCAAGGAGACCACTGAACT GTATCTGGACGGTAACCACTTCACCCAGGTTCCAGTGGAGCTCTCCAATTACAAACACCTGACGCTCAT TGATTTGAGTAACAACCAGATCAGCACGTTGTCCAACCACAGCCTCAGTAACATGTCCGAGCTGCTTACCCT AATCCTGAGTTACAACCGCCTGCGGTGCATACCAGTGCGGGCGTTTGATGGACTCAAGTCTCTTCGCTTATT GTCTCTCCATGGTAACGACATATCGCTGATACCAGAAGGAGCCTTCAAAGACCTGGCATCTCTTTCCCACCT GGCTCTGGGCGCCAACCCTCTGTACTGCGACTGCCACATGCAGTGGCTGTCAGACTGGGTGAAGAGTGGCTACAAGGAACCAGGCATCGCCCGCTGCGCTGGGCCTGGAGATATGACAGATAAACTGCTGCTCACCACACCGTCCAAGAAGTTCACCTGCACAG AGGTTCCTGGGCCGTGTGGTTTTCTGGTAGCAG GTCCAGTGGAGTTAAGTGTCCAGGCTAAATGTGAGCCCTGTCTGTCCAATCCATGCCAAAATGATGGCACTTGCTCCAATGACCCGGTCAACTACTACCGCTGCAACTGCCCCTTTGGCTTTAAG GGTCAAAACTGCGAAGAGCCAATTCACGCCTGCATCAGCAATCCTTGCCTGAATGGAGGGACCTGCCATCTGAAGGAAGGAGATGGGGGCAACTTCTG gtgtgtgtgtccagaagGCTTTGAGGGCGACACGTGTGAGGTCAACATTGATGACTGCGAGGACAACGACTGTGAGAATAACTCCACCTGCGTGGACGGGATCAACAACTACACGTGCATGTGCTCACCTGAGTACACAG CTGCTACCAATGAGGTGGAGAGAG GTGAGCTTTGCGAAGAAAAGCTGGACTTCTGCGCACCAGAGTTGAACCCGTGCCAACATGACTCCAAGTGCATTCTCATCAATAAAGGATACAA GTGTGAGTGCACTCCAGGTTATGTAGGTGAGCACTGTGAGTTGGACTTCGACGACTGTAAAGATAACAAATGTCAAAATGGAGGCCATTGCATTGACGCGGTCGACGGGTACACGTGCGTCTGTCCGCAGGGGTACAG TGGGTTGTTCTGCGAGTTTTCCCCCCCGATGGTCCTTCCTCGCACCAGTCCATGCGACAACCACGACTGCCTCAACGGGGCGCAGTGCGTAGTCATGGGAGCGGACCCCCGCTGTCAGTGTCTTCATGGCTATGAGGGAGAACGCTGCGAGACGCTGGTCAGTGTCAACTTTGTCGACCGAGAGTCGTACCTGCAACTCCCGTCCAACCTGATCTCACCGCAGACCAACATCAGCCTGCAG ATTGCTACAGATGAGGACAGTGGGGTGTTGCTGTACAAAGGGGATAATGATCACATTGCCATGGAGCTGTTCAGAGGACGGCTGCGGGTCAGCTACGATACCGGCGCCTACCCTCCGTCAGCCATTTACAG CGTGGAGACGGTGAATGATGGGACTTTCCACGCCGTCGAGCTGGTGGCGTCCGATGACACTCTGTCTCTGTCCATCGACGGGGGGCTGCCAAAATCCATCCACTCCATCAGTAAACAGTCCACACTCAACATCGACTCGCCGCTTTATCTGGGAG GGATGCCTGAACGGACCTCAGCCTCGGGCGGCCTGTCAGCTCTGCAGCACAGCTCCAGTGGACGCAATGGCACCAGCTTCCACGGCTGCCTGCGTAATCTATACATCAACGGGAAGCTCCAGGACCTCGGAGCGGGATCTGGACCTGCAGGCTCGGAGAAGGCGCAGAGCACTGGCAGAAGCTGGCTGGGTCAGGGGGTGGAGCCGGGCTGCCAGCCGTGTCAAAGAGGAGCATGTGAGCAAGGAGACTGCCACCCCACTGGCCATCGGGGATTCACATGCACCTGCCACCCGGGTTGGACTGGAACGTTGTGTGATGAACAAGTCAACAATCCATGCGATGGCAACAA GTGTGTCCACGGGACCTGCTTCGCCATCAACTCCTACTCTTACTCCTGCCGCTGCCAGCCAGGCTTTGCCGGCGTCCTCTGTGACGCGCAGAATCAGGAGTCCTCCGCCGCCTGCAGCCTACTCTACTGCAAACACGGCAAATGTCGAGTGTCAGGGTTGGGCAAGGCGTACTGCGAATGTAACAGCGGCTACACAGGAGAGGCATGTGACAAAG AGGTGGCCTGTCGAGGTGAACGGGTCCGAGATTACTACCAGAGCCAGCAAGGCTACGCGGCGTGCCAAACCCAGGAGAAGGTCTCCCGTCTAGAGTGTCGGGGCAGCTGCACTGGGGGTGCAGACGGACTGGCGACCTGCTGCACCCCCCTACGCAGCAAACGCAGGAAATACACCTTCCAGTGCACCGACGGTTCCTCCTTTGTCCAGGAAGTGGAGAAAGTCGTCAAGTGTGGCTGTACAAAGTGTTCCTCGTAA